The region CTACATGTAGCCTATGTGATTAGTTACCATTGTGTGCTGTACTTTTTTCCCTGTGGCATTTCACCTCTAGGGCGGTGACGTGATCAGCACAATACTGAGACGAGAGGTCACACACAATCAGAGGCAAGGCACGTGTGCTGAGGTGAGAGGTCTCAACCATTGTCCACACTCATGTGTTCTCCTGAAACCAAAAAAAACAACTCAATAAAAATACTGCAGTCATTTTACATGGATCAATTCTAGGGCTTTAAATTAAGTTGTGTGCCTCCTGGAAAAGCTCTGTAAGATAATGTGATAAAGATATATCATTACCACTACCACCCCACAGCAGGACAGATGGGAAAAGCTGATAATGTCTAAACAATGATACTTTCCTTCCTTTTCTTAGCATTTCACTGTTCCCAGTGCCAACTGCTCAAAGGATGCTGACTGCACCTCAGGGGAAGTGAACTTTGATGGCAATGGTACGGACTGAAAAAGAGGAAACTAAGTGAAAAGTCCCACTAAGCCACTTCTATGAATCTGTCTGTCAGTAGATGGTCCAGCTACTGCATTCAGTCTGATGTGTTTCCTGTAGGACAGAGAACTGGGCGCTGTGTTCCCTACTACAACCAGACTTTCAAGACCTGTGAGATTCAGACCTGGTGTCCTATTGAGGACTATGCCGCAATATGGTGAGGGTCAATATCAATATGACATTTTAGATAGTAGGCAGTCACAAACAAAACGACTGTCTGCCTAGTCTGGAATAAGTCACTTGTAAAATCATAAAATAAAGAGAAATCTGTTGTTGTGGCCTTCAGGGAGCCGGCATTGGCAGAGGCCATCAATTTCACTGTTTACATCAAGAATGCCATCCATTTCCCCAAATTTAAAGTACTGAGGTATAGTATGAACCCCCTCAacaacacacgcatgcacgcacggcTGTAAAGGGAACTGTTTCCCTGTTAATATGCAGCCTCAACTGTTTCTGCAAGCAATTCTCTCTTATCTCTTTCGCAGAGGAAACATCAAACCAAACAAACGAAATGGCCAGAAATATCTGAATAAGTGTCATTACAATGAGAAGGAACACCCATACTGCCCCATCTTCCGGCTGGGCTACATCGCAGAACAGGCCAGGGAGAAGTTCAGCGAGCTCTGCAGGACTGTACGTTTACACCCGCAATCTACATCCAGACAGTGACACTGTATATCCCATTTTACAAATCATATTAAGCATAGAGAACCCTTATTATTCGGGGCTCACATGAACGACAGAACACATGATCTCGGTCTAGCATCTCTAACactatgtgtgcgtgtgtgatgtTTCAACATCAGACGGTGTTTACAGATCATGGAAATAAGTGGCTAAATAGATCATGGCAATCAAAACTAATAGAAACAATCCACATTAAGGAGGAATGAGAAGATGTGTTGGATAGAGCGGCTGTAATGGTTCAATTAGATAAGCGCATAAATTGTGTCCTGTCAGGGGGGAGTGATTGGAGTGCTCATCAACTGGAAGTGTGACCTTGATCTGGACCCCTCAGAGTGTACCCCCACATACTCCTTCCGTCGCCTGGATCTTCGGAAGAACCTGCCCAGCTCTGGCTACAACTTCAGGTGAGCCTCTTCATAGCATCTTGTGAACgcctgggttgtattcattagtgcacacgaTAGCAAAATGTTTCGCAACAGAAACCAGGAAACGTGTGTCTTATTCGCCAGGTTGGTTTCTCTCTGTTTTAGTCCATTTTCTTCGGTTTGGTGCCTAGTGCATACGATCATGTCTTTACTATTGCCATCTCATTGACATGACCTACTGTAACGTTCAAGACGATCTCTGCTGTAACTTGGTTATGAAGAGGCATACAGGTCTTGACTTATAAAATGGTCTAGGTTTGCCAAGTATTACAGTAAGGACGGAGAAGAGTTCCGGACACTTATCAAGGCCTTCGGGATTCGTCTGGACGTCATAGTTCATGGACATGTATGAAGTTCCTCCTTCAACATCCTTCATCAGTACTCAATTAACCATTAACCAGTTGTTAAGAACGATTACTCGGTGACATAAAGCGATATGGACTCTGTCAATCTCATTTTCTGCAATAATTCCTCTCCAGGCTGGACGATTCAGCATCATCCCAACTATCATCAACACAGTGACAGCCATGACATCTGTTGGAATAGTGAGTTTGATTCTCAGCCCTCCCGTGGTATGTGTGGATGTCGTCTGTTTGTACCAGTTTCCTACCATCTCCTAGTTATTCATTGATATATTACTTTTCTTCATTCCAGTGTTCCATTATCT is a window of Oncorhynchus keta strain PuntledgeMale-10-30-2019 chromosome 25, Oket_V2, whole genome shotgun sequence DNA encoding:
- the LOC118357895 gene encoding P2X purinoceptor 2-like — protein: MGLLEFIKDYFLGFWDYETPKVMVVKNKKLGVIYRGVQFLVITYFIWYVFISQKAYQDSETRPESSVYTKMKGTALQGDHILDMVEYVRPSEGGDVISTILRREVTHNQRQGTCAEHFTVPSANCSKDADCTSGEVNFDGNGQRTGRCVPYYNQTFKTCEIQTWCPIEDYAAIWEPALAEAINFTVYIKNAIHFPKFKVLRGNIKPNKRNGQKYLNKCHYNEKEHPYCPIFRLGYIAEQAREKFSELCRTGGVIGVLINWKCDLDLDPSECTPTYSFRRLDLRKNLPSSGYNFRFAKYYSKDGEEFRTLIKAFGIRLDVIVHGHAGRFSIIPTIINTVTAMTSVGICSIICDWIMLTFIDKNDIYSDRKFDDDSKVPSPSQLLTVPTEFTISYGSNHSDLSEGVAL